The Pyrus communis chromosome 2, drPyrComm1.1, whole genome shotgun sequence genome includes a window with the following:
- the LOC137724953 gene encoding sugar carrier protein C-like, protein MAGGGIGPTKGGKEYPGKLTARVLLTCMVAATGGLIFGYDLGVSGGVTSMDSFLKKFFPEVYIKESTIKPSDDQYCKFDSQKLTLFTSSLYLAALVSCLCASTVTRKFGRRLTMFLGGVLFLIGALLNAGAQYLWMLVVGRILLGFGIGCANQSVPIYVSEVAPYKYRGALNMMFQLSITIGILAAGVINYFFAEIKGGWGWRLSLGGAAVPAIMIMIGALVLPETPNSLVERGKNEEAKSQLLKIRGVANVDEEFDDLVAASDASKLVKYPWGTLLTKKYRPQLVFALAIPAFQQLTGMNVITFYAPVLFKTMGFGSSASLMSTVITNAVNAIATLVSIFTVDKVGRRTLFIEGGAQMFLTQVIIGIAIAVKFGVSGNPGELSKGFVDGLLACICVYVAGFAWSWGPLGWLVPSEIFPLEVRSAAQSINVATNMIFTFVIAQVFTTMLCHFKFGLFFFFAFWVLIMNAFIYKFLPETKGVPIEEMHTIWQKHPFWKKYVLQDKAMAKGGHGDV, encoded by the exons ATGGCTGGGGGCGGAATAGGTCCGACGAAAGGTGGAAAAGAATATCCGGGCAAACTCACTGCTAGGGTCCTTCTCACATGTATGGTGGCAGCTACCGGTGGTTTGATCTTTGGCTACGATCTCGGAGTTTCAG GTGGTGTGACATCAATGGATTCTTTCCTGAAAAAGTTTTTTCCAGAGGTTTACATTAAGGAATCTACGATCAAACCTTCCGATGACCAGTACTGCAAGTTCGACAGCCAGAAGTTGACGCTCTTCACATCGTCATTATACTTAGCTGCTCTTGTGTCATGTCTTTGTGCATCAACTGTAACCAGAAAGTTTGGTAGGAGGCTTACAATGTTTTTGGGTGGAGTTCTATTCTTGATTGGTGCACTCCTCAATGCGGGCGCTCAATACCTTTGGATGCTTGTTGTTGGTCGAATACTCCTCGGTTTTGGCATTGGATGTGCCAATCAG TCTGTGCCAATTTATGTTTCTGAGGTAGCCCCATACAAATACCGTGGTGCTTTAAACATGATGTTCCAATTGTCAATCACTATTGGAATACTTGCTGCTGGTgtcataaactatttttttgcTGAGATCAAAGGAGGTTGGGGATGGCGCTTGAGTTTGGGTGGTGCTGCAGTCCCTGCAATTATGATCATGATCGGCGCGCTAGTGTTACCAGAAACTCCAAACTCTTTGGTTGAGCGTGGCAAGAATGAGGAAGCCAAATCTCAGCTCCTCAAAATTAGAGGCGTCGCCAATGTTGACGAGGAGTTTGATGACCTAGTTGCGGCGAGTGATGCATCTAAGTTGGTCAAATATCCCTGGGGAACCTTGTTGACGAAGAAATACAGACCTCAGCTTGTTTTTGCACTTGCAATTCCTGCCTTTCAGCAACTCACCGGCATGAATGTGATCACATTTTACGCCCCCGTCTTGTTCAAAACAATGGGATTTGGAAGTAGCGCTTCTCTCATGTCCACCGTTATCACCAACGCTGTTAACGCCATAGCAACCCTTGTTTCGATTTTCACTGTTGATAAGGTTGGAAGGAGGACCCTTTTCATTGAGGGTGGTGCTCAAATGTTCCTCACTCAG GTGATTATTGGAATTGCAATAGCTGTTAAATTTGGGGTTAGTGGCAACCCTGGTGAATTGTCCAAGGGTTTTGTTGATGGCTTGCTGGCGTGCATTTGTGTATATGTTGCTGGATTTGCATGGTCTTGGGGACCTCTAGGATGGTTGGTGCCAAGTGAAATTTTCCCTCTTGAAGTAAGGTCAGCTGCTCAATCGATCAACGTTGCTACCAACATGATCTTCACCTTCGTCATAGCTCAAGTTTTCACCACAATGCTTTGCCACTTTAAGTtcggcttgttcttcttcttcgcgTTCTGGGTCCTAATAATGAACGCCTTCATTTACAAGTTTTTACCAGAAACTAAAGGGGTTCCGATCGAAGAAATGCACACTATTTGGCAGAAGCACCCATTTTGGAAGAAGTATGTCCTTCAAGACAAAGCAATGGCCAAGGGAGGACATGGTGATGTCTAG